From the Cryptomeria japonica chromosome 2, Sugi_1.0, whole genome shotgun sequence genome, one window contains:
- the LOC131056092 gene encoding pectinesterase inhibitor 10: MKKQQFAAMSEGDLYSLKNYEKIGAVRPLSNGHDTVFQWRKKALVIFLVMCSIVLILSAIFVGTGFFKPKNALPNEESSGLGGTRSPDLIELVCNKTLYFEACNSSLSSIPAAARANISELAKIAVELSLEIAKGTADLGRKFNGGGGGAFEVCVEVLQNTVDELNDTLSVVASPNWSRRTADVKTWLSAALTNPGTCIEGFEDVDENIPASMKKMLDSLSQLISNALAIFNYVAAEESNGSAQKISPQNRRLLTYDKFFSGLI; this comes from the coding sequence atgaaaaaacaGCAATTCGCTGCCATGAGCGAAGGGGATCTGTACAGTCTTAAAAACTACGAGAAAATCGGGGCTGTGCGGCCATTAAGCAACGGCCACGATACAGTGTTCCAATGGAGGAAGAAAGCCCTGGTCATTTTTCTCGTGATGTGCTCCATAGTCCTCATCCTTAGCGCAATATTTGTAGGAACGGGATTCTTCAAGCCGAAAAACGCCCTACCAAACGAAGAAAGCAGCGGTCTTGGTGGGACTCGATCTCCAGATCTAATCGAATTGGTGTGCAACAAAACCCTATATTTCGAGGCCTGCAATTCGTCTCTGTCCTCGATTCCGGCGGCGGCAAGGGCAAATATTTCGGAGCTGGCAAAGATCGCGGTGGAATTAAGCCTTGAGATAGCCAAAGGGACGGCTGATTTGGGCCGGAAATTTAACGGAGGCGGAGGCGGAGCTTTCGAGGTTTGCGTGGAGGTGCTGCAGAACACGGTGGATGAGCTGAATGACACTCTTTCCGTCGTTGCTAGCCCCAATTGGAGTCGCCGGACGGCCGATGTGAAGACGTGGCTCAGTGCGGCGCTCACTAATCCGGGCACTTGTATTGAAGGGtttgaggatgtggatgagaaTATTCCGGCGAGCATGAAGAAGATGCTTGATAGTCTCTCACAGCTCATTAGCAACGCTCTCGCTATTTTTAACTACGTTGCTGCGGAAGAGAGCAACGGAAGTGCTCAGAAAATTTCACCGCAGAATCGCCGGCTCTTGACTTATGACAAATTTTTCTCTGGGCTAATTTGA